From Vigna unguiculata cultivar IT97K-499-35 chromosome 5, ASM411807v1, whole genome shotgun sequence, the proteins below share one genomic window:
- the LOC114183255 gene encoding lysM domain receptor-like kinase 3, whose amino-acid sequence MCKTKMATNAASPTPTPRSQQQQQRSTQSPRTSSSRPTLRPNPGPTNSFSDRPSTSYASTASAPYSGSTGYRLSSDTSIASRTSLTSLRDTLPENPHIYDFSEICAATNNFLAKRHSSSTPCWRCTLRGADVIVFQRKFIRKLQTNQLQQLLSVVCRSHHVSIIKLLGASVSGDHIYLVYDFVNGASLSDCLRNKNNPRFTVLSTWMSRMQVATDLAHALDYIHNKTGLNINFVHNRIKSSGIIVTEPSFNARVCHFGTAQLCGEIDLENEQLGEISEIGEKFPPSPARSRQFEGVRGYMAPEFQGSGVASQKCDIYAFGVVMLELLSGEEPLKFKYDEKTREFLRTSVIETAKGVIDGGDGSVQVQGKLRKWVDQRLKDSFPVDVAEKLTRVALECVHVDPDKRPNMGHVAGKISKFYLKSRMWSDSIKMPDITVSLGPR is encoded by the coding sequence ATGTGCAAGACAAAGATGGCCACCAACGCCGCAAGTCCCACCCCCACACCGCgatcacaacaacaacaacaacgcTCCACCCAAAGCCCAAGAACATCCTCCTCAAGGCCCACACTCAGGCCCAATCCTGGACCCACCAATTCTTTCTCAGACAGACCCTCCACTTCTTACGCCTCCACCGCCAGCGCTCCCTACAGCGGCTCCACCGGCTACCGTCTCTCCTCCGACACCTCCATTGCCAGCCGCACCTCCCTCACCTCTCTCCGCGACACGCTCCCAGAAAACCCTCACATCTACGACTTCTCCGAAATCTGCGCCGCCACCAACAACTTCCTCGCCAAGCGACACTCCTCCTCCACCCCCTGCTGGCGCTGCACTCTCCGCGGAGCAGACGTCATTGTCTTCCAGCGCAAGTTCATCCGCAAACTCCAGACCAATCAGCTCCAGCAACTGCTCTCCGTCGTCTGTCGCAGCCACCACGTCAGCATCATCAAACTCCTTGGCGCCTCCGTCTCCGGCGATCACATCTACCTCGTCTACGACTTCGTCAACGGCGCCAGCCTCTCCGATTGTCTCCGCAACAAGAACAACCCGCGCTTCACCGTTCTCTCCACGTGGATGTCGCGAATGCAGGTCGCCACGGATCTCGCTCACGCACTCGATTACATTCACAACAAAACCGGTTTGAACATCAATTTCGTCCACAACCGTATCAAATCCAGCGGCATCATCGTCACGGAACCTTCTTTCAACGCTAGGGTTTGCCATTTCGGCACCGCGCAGCTCTGCGGCGAAATCGACCTCGAAAACGAACAATTAGGCGAAATCAGTGAGATAGGGGAGAAATTTCCGCCGTCCCCGGCGAGATCCAGGCAATTCGAGGGCGTGCGGGGGTACATGGCGCCGGAATTTCAAGGCTCCGGTGTTGCGTCTCAGAAGTGTGATATATACGCTTTCGGAGTGGTGATGTTGGAGCTCCTGTCCGGGGAGGAGCCATTGAAGTTTAAATATGACGAGAAGACGCGCGAATTTTTGAGGACGTCGGTGATCGAGACGGCGAAGGGCGTGATTGACGGCGGCGATGGTAGCGTGCAGGTGCAGGGGAAGCTGAGGAAGTGGGTTGATCAGAGATTGAAAGATTCGTTTCCTGTGGACGTAGCGGAGAAGCTTACACGTGTGGCACTGGAGTGTGTACACGTGGATCCAGATAAGCGGCCGAACATGGGACACGTGGCTGGGAAGATCTCGAAGTTTTATTTGAAGTCGAGGATGTGGTCGGACAGTATTAAGATGCCTGATATCACTGTTTCTTTGGGTCCTCGTTGA